One Nostoc punctiforme PCC 73102 DNA window includes the following coding sequences:
- a CDS encoding ribonuclease R family protein — protein MEFSIATLLANFTDDKLVARKVLEKKLGCEDEKSLQKLHIALDVLEKIGILVKERGKYRRVSEEGIIEAKLRCSSKGFCFAIQDVEGAEDIYIRESHLSNAWNGDRVLVRVLKEGSRRRSPEGEVKLILERSNHTLLARIKQVETGFRAVPLDDRLLFELKIQPNEVKLEEAIDHLVHVEVLRYPLAQYPPLGRVVQILGSDAEAAADIDLVTCKHDLSRTFPDHVLEAAAKLPKKLLKADLKNRLDLRNLFTLTIEGVNGDTKVIENAFSLEKNLAGNWLLGVHITDVSHYVQPDEALDREALKRGKSVYLGELVLPILPPVVAERCSLIPGSDRLTISFLITIDPQSGEVLEWEIQPSVINVETALTTEQAQAILTGESQVQSPQVVQILQDLQALQTGVKQVRLNRGSLQLNLPPSQNAYYDEGILGAVVVNDLPVRSLLTELVLLVNQLIATHLNALGVPAIWRVQGTPDVEDVQEMLKLAVNLGVDLTLDPEVDIQPLDYQHLTTAFAESPSEQVLTYLLQDTLKPSAYSTTKGSHFGLALPQYVHFSAPLRRYPDLLMQRVYYTLLENGRDRRNTRVRERVNLRHSSSHEEINWNVLPPELQQELQSDLTRVIVQINDREKEVQEAEADLAGLQKAQLMKQRIGQVFQGVITGVQSYGFFVEIEVPAAEVESSSNPGVPLRVEGLVHVSSLKDDWYEYRARQQALFGRKNRASYRLGDRVAVQVKSVDYYRQQIDLVTVGSDGVPKGLTGNGSNEELSDLYLPNDIEPDDLDPYSEDE, from the coding sequence ATGGAATTTTCAATCGCTACACTCCTTGCCAATTTCACCGATGATAAATTGGTAGCTCGGAAGGTTTTAGAAAAGAAACTTGGCTGTGAAGATGAAAAAAGTTTACAAAAACTTCACATTGCCTTAGATGTTCTTGAAAAAATCGGTATTTTGGTCAAAGAACGGGGCAAATACCGTCGTGTTTCAGAAGAGGGAATAATCGAGGCAAAACTCCGTTGTTCTAGTAAAGGCTTTTGCTTTGCTATTCAAGATGTGGAAGGAGCCGAGGATATTTACATCCGCGAAAGTCATTTGAGTAATGCTTGGAATGGCGATCGCGTTTTGGTTAGAGTTCTCAAAGAAGGCAGCCGCCGTCGCTCTCCTGAAGGAGAGGTGAAGCTGATTCTAGAACGTTCCAACCACACGTTACTGGCACGAATTAAGCAGGTGGAAACTGGTTTCCGGGCTGTGCCTTTAGACGATCGATTGCTGTTTGAACTCAAGATCCAACCTAACGAGGTAAAGTTGGAAGAAGCGATCGACCACCTTGTTCATGTGGAAGTTTTGCGTTACCCGTTGGCACAATATCCTCCCCTTGGTCGAGTGGTGCAAATCCTCGGTAGCGATGCCGAAGCTGCTGCTGATATAGATTTAGTTACTTGCAAACACGACCTTTCCCGGACTTTTCCCGATCATGTTCTCGAAGCAGCCGCCAAGTTACCCAAAAAGCTACTCAAAGCAGACCTAAAAAATCGCTTGGATTTGCGTAATTTGTTTACTCTCACCATTGAAGGAGTAAATGGCGATACCAAAGTTATAGAAAACGCTTTTAGTTTAGAAAAAAACTTAGCCGGAAATTGGCTTTTAGGCGTTCATATCACTGATGTTTCTCACTATGTCCAACCTGATGAAGCCCTAGATAGAGAAGCACTCAAACGGGGTAAATCAGTGTATCTGGGAGAATTAGTACTGCCAATTTTGCCCCCAGTTGTGGCAGAACGCTGTTCTTTAATACCTGGGAGCGATCGCTTAACTATCTCTTTTTTAATTACCATTGATCCCCAATCTGGAGAAGTGTTGGAGTGGGAAATTCAACCCAGCGTCATCAACGTAGAGACTGCACTGACTACAGAACAAGCTCAAGCAATTCTTACAGGTGAATCTCAAGTTCAATCCCCACAGGTCGTCCAAATACTGCAAGACCTCCAAGCCTTACAAACAGGCGTGAAACAGGTACGGTTGAATCGTGGTAGCCTCCAGTTGAATCTGCCGCCCAGCCAAAACGCCTACTATGATGAGGGGATTCTCGGCGCTGTGGTGGTGAATGATTTACCAGTGCGATCGCTACTCACGGAGTTGGTACTGTTAGTTAATCAACTGATCGCAACTCACTTAAATGCTCTTGGTGTTCCGGCTATCTGGCGAGTCCAAGGTACGCCCGATGTCGAAGATGTTCAGGAAATGCTGAAATTGGCAGTCAATTTAGGCGTTGACCTCACACTAGATCCAGAAGTCGATATTCAACCCTTAGATTATCAACATTTGACGACAGCTTTTGCCGAATCTCCCTCTGAGCAAGTTCTTACTTACTTATTGCAAGATACTCTTAAGCCTTCGGCATACAGCACCACCAAAGGATCTCACTTTGGTCTGGCACTACCGCAATATGTCCACTTTAGCGCTCCCTTGCGGCGTTACCCAGATTTGCTGATGCAGCGAGTGTATTACACGCTACTCGAAAACGGACGCGATCGCCGCAATACCCGTGTCAGAGAACGCGTTAACCTGCGCCACTCCTCCAGCCACGAGGAAATTAACTGGAACGTTTTACCCCCAGAATTGCAACAAGAACTCCAAAGCGATTTAACTAGGGTAATTGTCCAAATCAACGACCGAGAAAAAGAAGTCCAAGAAGCTGAAGCTGATTTAGCCGGACTGCAAAAAGCCCAACTGATGAAGCAACGCATCGGCCAGGTATTTCAAGGCGTGATTACTGGCGTTCAATCCTACGGTTTCTTTGTGGAAATTGAAGTACCAGCAGCCGAGGTAGAATCCAGCAGTAATCCTGGTGTGCCTTTGCGGGTAGAGGGATTGGTACACGTCAGTTCTCTCAAAGATGATTGGTATGAATATCGCGCCAGACAACAGGCACTATTTGGGCGCAAAAATCGCGCTTCTTATCGATTAGGCGATCGCGTCGCTGTCCAAGTTAAGAGTGTCGATTACTACCGTCAGCAAATTGATTTGGTAACAGTCGGCAGCGATGGTGTACCCAAAGGTTTAACTGGCAATGGTTCTAATGAGGAGCTTTCAGACCTCTACTTACCAAATGACATTGAGCCTGATGACCTAGACCCTTACTCTGAGGATGAGTAA
- a CDS encoding flavin prenyltransferase UbiX, with protein sequence MSQKSKPLILGVSGASGLIYAVRAIKFLLEADYSIELVASKSTYMVWQSEQEIRMPPEPTQQEQFWREQAGVALSGKLRCHPWGDVGAGIASGSFATLGMIIIPCSMSTVAKLAVGLSSDLLERAADVQLKEGRKLVIVPRETPFSLIHLRNLTSLAEVGVRIVPAIPAWYHNPQTIEDLVDFVVARALDQLDIDCIPIQRWEGRR encoded by the coding sequence GTGTCACAGAAAAGCAAACCTCTAATTTTAGGCGTATCGGGCGCATCTGGTCTGATTTACGCTGTTCGCGCGATCAAATTTTTGCTAGAAGCGGATTATAGTATTGAATTGGTTGCCTCTAAATCTACTTACATGGTTTGGCAGTCAGAACAGGAAATTCGGATGCCACCAGAGCCAACTCAACAAGAACAATTTTGGCGAGAGCAAGCTGGAGTTGCGCTTTCGGGTAAACTCCGCTGCCATCCTTGGGGTGACGTTGGAGCCGGGATTGCGAGTGGTTCCTTTGCCACTCTGGGGATGATAATTATTCCATGCAGCATGAGTACAGTAGCAAAGCTAGCGGTTGGCTTGAGTTCCGATTTACTAGAACGGGCAGCAGATGTCCAACTTAAAGAAGGGCGAAAGCTGGTCATTGTGCCTCGTGAAACGCCTTTTAGCCTCATCCACCTGCGTAACTTAACCTCTTTAGCTGAAGTTGGAGTTAGAATTGTTCCCGCGATTCCCGCCTGGTACCATAATCCCCAAACCATCGAGGATTTAGTTGATTTTGTAGTTGCCCGTGCTTTAGATCAACTAGATATTGACTGCATCCCAATTCAAAGGTGGGAAGGTCGTCGCTAA
- a CDS encoding O-methyltransferase has product MTAEGNSPFNPIFIDADKPNNPDYFKWALKLSRPGSLIVADNVVRNGAVIDATSSYPSVQGVRRFNELLASEPRVSATAIQTVGSKGYDSFAIAIVN; this is encoded by the coding sequence ATTACTGCCGAGGGTAACAGTCCATTTAACCCGATCTTTATTGATGCCGACAAGCCAAATAATCCCGATTACTTCAAATGGGCGCTCAAGCTTTCCCGTCCCGGTAGCCTGATCGTTGCCGATAATGTCGTGCGTAACGGAGCAGTAATTGATGCCACCAGCAGCTATCCTAGCGTTCAGGGTGTGCGTCGCTTCAATGAATTGCTTGCCTCTGAGCCACGCGTCAGCGCTACGGCAATCCAGACCGTGGGCAGCAAAGGATACGACAGCTTTGCGATCGCAATAGTAAACTAG
- a CDS encoding sensor histidine kinase, with translation MKMGLRTRLFFSHLVVMIVGVASLVSISKISSPRLFVLHLERLENQGFDLIDVRTELVTGFELAWRRSTIWSVLVGTTAAGGLSYWVSRRIMQRLTEMEQITQKFAAGQMDARLPMSDIPELNGLGASFNRMAASLEGVEARRREVIGDMTHELRTPLTVVRGYLEELADGEIEASPEIYRRLAKETRRLERLVNDLQELSKAEAGYLPINIQRVNLRPLLESLVEKFTDQLLEDGPVLLLQCPSVLPLVLADIDRTEQVLVNLLGNAVRYTNEGSITIRVGTEASLLWIAVIDTGIGIAPENLPHVFERFWRADQSRDRHSGGTGIGLTISRRLIELQGGQIQVESELGVGSTFRFFLPLA, from the coding sequence ATGAAGATGGGGCTGAGAACGCGCCTATTTTTCTCCCACTTAGTAGTAATGATCGTGGGGGTAGCTAGTCTGGTGAGCATTAGCAAAATCTCTTCCCCCCGCTTATTTGTGCTGCATTTGGAACGATTAGAAAATCAGGGGTTCGACTTAATTGATGTTCGGACTGAATTGGTTACAGGATTTGAACTTGCTTGGCGGCGAAGCACTATTTGGTCAGTTTTAGTCGGTACTACGGCAGCCGGAGGATTGAGTTATTGGGTGTCCAGACGAATTATGCAGCGCTTGACGGAGATGGAACAAATCACCCAGAAATTTGCTGCTGGTCAGATGGATGCAAGACTACCAATGTCTGATATTCCAGAGCTGAATGGACTGGGTGCGAGTTTCAATCGGATGGCAGCCAGTTTAGAAGGGGTAGAAGCGCGGCGGCGAGAGGTGATTGGAGACATGACTCATGAACTAAGGACACCGTTAACAGTTGTGCGTGGTTACTTGGAAGAACTGGCTGATGGGGAAATTGAAGCGTCTCCTGAAATTTATCGGCGTTTAGCTAAAGAAACTAGGCGCTTAGAGCGATTGGTGAACGATTTACAAGAATTGTCTAAGGCAGAAGCTGGTTATTTGCCAATTAATATCCAACGGGTAAATCTGCGTCCGTTATTAGAGTCGTTAGTGGAGAAATTCACCGATCAATTGTTGGAAGATGGGCCAGTTCTGCTCTTACAATGTCCATCTGTGCTACCTCTTGTCTTGGCGGATATTGACCGTACAGAACAGGTGTTGGTTAATTTGCTTGGTAATGCGGTGCGTTACACTAACGAAGGTTCAATTACCATTCGTGTTGGGACTGAAGCTTCTCTTCTCTGGATTGCGGTTATAGATACAGGTATTGGTATCGCTCCAGAAAATTTGCCTCATGTGTTTGAGCGTTTCTGGCGAGCCGACCAATCGCGCGATCGCCATTCGGGAGGTACTGGTATTGGTTTAACTATTTCCCGTCGTTTGATTGAACTACAAGGCGGTCAGATTCAGGTAGAAAGCGAGTTGGGAGTTGGCAGTACGTTTCGGTTTTTTCTGCCTTTGGCTTAA
- a CDS encoding response regulator: protein MDILIVEDEPEIAHLIQLSLEKEGFFCRISRDGINALRMFQEQPPDLIILDLMIPGLDGLEVCARIRQKPGTKDPYILMLTAKGEEIDRVIGLSTGADDYMVKPFSPRELIARVRALLRRSLRQGGQNQVNRTQHFIVDVDQRTASRQMNSQQPEVLDLTTLEFNLLTTFVSNPGRVWNRTQLIDKLWGDNFFGDERVVDTHVARLRKKIEPDSASPTFIKTVVGVGYKFEDPPVA, encoded by the coding sequence ATGGATATTTTAATAGTTGAAGATGAGCCAGAAATTGCTCATTTAATCCAATTATCTTTAGAAAAAGAAGGATTTTTTTGTCGCATCAGTCGTGATGGGATAAATGCTTTACGAATGTTTCAGGAGCAACCACCTGATTTAATCATTCTAGATTTAATGATTCCTGGTTTGGATGGGTTGGAAGTTTGCGCCAGAATTCGCCAGAAACCGGGTACAAAAGATCCTTACATTTTAATGCTTACAGCTAAGGGTGAGGAAATCGATCGCGTGATTGGTCTATCTACTGGTGCTGATGATTACATGGTAAAACCCTTTAGCCCTAGAGAGTTGATAGCTAGGGTGCGGGCATTATTACGGCGTAGCCTCCGCCAAGGGGGACAGAATCAAGTCAATCGTACTCAACACTTTATCGTTGATGTAGACCAGCGCACTGCTAGCCGTCAGATGAATTCTCAGCAACCTGAAGTTTTGGACTTAACTACCCTGGAATTTAACTTACTAACCACTTTTGTTAGTAATCCTGGTCGAGTTTGGAATCGCACTCAACTAATTGATAAACTTTGGGGAGATAACTTTTTCGGCGATGAGCGAGTGGTTGATACTCATGTAGCTAGGTTGCGAAAAAAGATTGAGCCTGATTCGGCAAGTCCTACTTTTATTAAAACGGTTGTTGGGGTGGGCTATAAATTTGAAGATCCTCCGGTAGCGTAA
- a CDS encoding NYN domain-containing protein, whose protein sequence is MIITNFSKQANEFKEPKVLKTKPHWQGQNLSDTTVKSKEPKIQDTTSDSSIVNSLNRGRVAIFIDGLNLFHTALQLGIEIDYVKLLCHLTNGSRLLRAFFYTGVDNSNEKQQGFLLWMRRNGYRVVAKDIMQPAENFKKSNLNVEIAVDMITLAPYYDTAVLVSGDGDLAYAVNAVSRMGVRVEVVSLQTTTSESLIDVADCFIDLDSIKAHIQKDSNLGYSYRTPSNSNL, encoded by the coding sequence ATGATTATAACTAATTTTAGCAAACAAGCAAATGAATTTAAGGAACCTAAAGTACTCAAAACTAAACCACATTGGCAAGGGCAAAATTTGAGCGATACTACGGTCAAAAGTAAAGAGCCTAAAATACAAGATACTACATCTGATAGTTCAATTGTAAATAGCTTGAATCGTGGTCGAGTTGCTATTTTTATTGATGGCTTAAACCTATTTCATACAGCTTTACAACTGGGCATCGAAATTGACTACGTTAAATTGCTTTGTCATTTAACCAATGGTTCAAGACTGTTGCGGGCTTTCTTTTATACTGGGGTTGATAACAGCAATGAAAAGCAACAGGGTTTTCTGTTATGGATGCGTCGTAATGGCTATCGTGTAGTAGCTAAAGATATCATGCAACCAGCAGAAAATTTCAAAAAATCAAATCTGAACGTAGAAATTGCTGTAGATATGATAACTCTAGCTCCTTATTATGATACTGCGGTCTTAGTCAGTGGCGATGGAGACTTAGCTTATGCGGTGAACGCTGTCAGCAGAATGGGAGTTCGGGTGGAAGTGGTGAGTCTACAAACTACTACTAGTGAAAGCTTGATTGATGTTGCTGACTGCTTCATTGACCTCGATAGTATTAAAGCACACATTCAAAAAGATTCTAATCTTGGCTATAGTTATCGCACACCGTCAAATTCAAACCTTTAA
- a CDS encoding fatty acid desaturase, with amino-acid sequence MPSNIITFNNPLGSEKSEDTTKLPFNLQDLKAAIPAECFQPNVKKSLFYFFRDILIIGLLYAVASYLDSWLFFPIFWLMQGTMFWALFVVGHDCGHQSFSKHKWLNDLIGHLSHTPILVPYHGWRISHRTHHKNTGNIDNDESWYPVSESQYKEMPLAQKIGRYYVFLLAYPVYLFKRSPNKEGSHFLPGSSLFKPSEKWDVITSTVLLIGMVGLLGFLTYQWGWMWLLKYYAVPYLVFIVWLDLVTFLHHTEPELPWYRGEDWTFLKGAISSIDRDYGLVNHIHHDIGTHVAHHIFLNIPHYNLLKATEAIKPVMGEYFHKSEEPIWKSLWNSCISCHFVPDTGSRVYYTSNNKLAKD; translated from the coding sequence GTGCCATCAAACATCATCACGTTCAACAATCCTCTTGGCTCTGAAAAGTCTGAGGATACGACTAAATTACCTTTCAATCTTCAGGATTTAAAAGCTGCAATTCCTGCTGAATGCTTTCAGCCCAATGTGAAAAAATCACTTTTTTACTTCTTTCGTGATATCCTGATTATCGGTCTGCTTTATGCAGTTGCTTCTTACCTGGATTCTTGGCTTTTCTTTCCGATTTTCTGGCTAATGCAAGGAACGATGTTTTGGGCTTTGTTTGTAGTCGGCCATGACTGCGGACACCAATCTTTTTCTAAGCATAAATGGCTCAATGATTTGATTGGACATCTTTCTCACACACCAATACTTGTTCCTTATCATGGTTGGCGAATTAGCCACAGAACCCATCACAAAAATACTGGCAATATCGATAACGATGAAAGCTGGTATCCAGTAAGCGAATCACAATATAAGGAGATGCCTTTAGCACAAAAGATAGGCAGATATTATGTTTTTCTATTGGCCTATCCTGTGTATCTGTTTAAGCGTTCTCCTAATAAAGAAGGCTCCCACTTTTTACCCGGTAGTTCGCTTTTCAAACCTTCGGAAAAATGGGATGTTATTACTAGCACTGTCCTTTTGATTGGCATGGTAGGTTTGTTGGGTTTTCTCACTTACCAATGGGGTTGGATGTGGTTGCTGAAATATTACGCTGTCCCCTACCTTGTGTTTATAGTTTGGCTAGATTTGGTGACATTTTTGCACCACACTGAGCCCGAACTTCCTTGGTATCGTGGAGAAGATTGGACTTTCCTGAAAGGTGCAATTTCTAGTATTGACCGTGATTATGGTTTGGTTAATCATATCCATCACGATATCGGTACTCATGTTGCTCATCATATATTCCTTAACATCCCTCACTACAATTTGTTGAAGGCAACTGAGGCAATCAAACCAGTGATGGGTGAGTATTTCCACAAATCGGAAGAACCAATTTGGAAGTCATTATGGAATTCATGTATCAGCTGTCATTTTGTACCTGATACTGGTAGTAGGGTTTACTACACATCTAATAATAAGTTGGCTAAAGACTAA
- a CDS encoding fatty acid desaturase, whose translation MTTSIINSQKLSDEPGNSNFRLKDIIKTVPRECFQQNRRKAWTQVLLSVLAVALGYYSLIVTPWFLLPLAWIFTGTALTGFFVIGHDCGHRSFAKRRWVNDLVGHFFMMPLIYPFHSWRIKHNYHHAHTNKLDEDNAWHPIRPEVFENWDTTRQSAFKLFMRKRLWWVGSIGHWAVVHFDWRNFKTKDQSSIKLSVAVVVVFAAISFPLLVATTGIWGFVKFWLVPWMIYHFWMSTFTIVHHTAADVPFATANKWNEALAQLAGTIHCDYPRWVEILCHDINVHVPHHISTAIPSYNLRLAYSSIKENWGPYLHDECQFSWPLMKQITDECQLYTTDVGYKTFNEHYEHYTEQ comes from the coding sequence ATGACTACATCAATAATTAATAGCCAGAAACTAAGTGACGAGCCTGGTAATTCCAACTTCCGGCTCAAAGATATTATCAAAACAGTTCCACGGGAATGTTTTCAGCAGAACCGTCGCAAAGCTTGGACACAAGTACTGCTCAGTGTCTTGGCAGTTGCCTTGGGCTATTACAGCCTGATCGTTACTCCTTGGTTTCTTTTGCCCCTAGCTTGGATTTTCACGGGCACTGCTTTAACAGGTTTTTTTGTAATTGGCCATGATTGTGGACACAGGTCTTTTGCCAAACGTCGTTGGGTAAATGATTTGGTAGGGCACTTCTTCATGATGCCGTTAATTTACCCCTTTCACAGTTGGCGCATTAAGCATAATTATCACCATGCTCATACCAATAAACTGGATGAGGACAACGCTTGGCATCCAATCAGACCAGAAGTGTTTGAAAATTGGGATACAACTAGGCAGTCTGCTTTTAAGCTATTCATGCGTAAACGCTTATGGTGGGTAGGTTCCATTGGACATTGGGCTGTAGTGCATTTTGATTGGCGGAACTTCAAAACTAAAGACCAATCCAGTATTAAGCTTTCTGTGGCTGTAGTAGTTGTGTTTGCTGCGATCTCTTTCCCGCTTCTGGTCGCCACAACTGGTATCTGGGGATTTGTCAAGTTCTGGCTAGTACCCTGGATGATTTACCATTTTTGGATGAGTACTTTTACTATTGTTCACCATACTGCCGCAGATGTTCCTTTTGCGACAGCGAACAAGTGGAACGAAGCTCTAGCACAACTAGCTGGAACTATTCATTGCGATTATCCGCGTTGGGTAGAAATCCTGTGCCACGATATCAATGTTCATGTCCCTCATCATATTTCCACTGCGATCCCTTCTTATAATTTGCGGCTAGCTTACAGCAGCATCAAAGAAAATTGGGGGCCTTATCTCCATGATGAGTGTCAGTTTTCTTGGCCTTTAATGAAGCAGATTACAGACGAGTGTCAACTGTACACAACTGACGTTGGTTATAAGACTTTCAACGAACATTACGAACATTATACAGAGCAATAA
- a CDS encoding acyl-CoA desaturase: MTIATSTKPQINWVNTLFFIGLHIGALFAFVPGNFSWTAVGVGFLLYWVTGGLGVTLGFHRLVTHRSFQTPKWLEYLLVFFGTLSCQGGPIEWIGTHRIHHLNSDTDTDPHDSNKGFWWSHMGWLTHYCPAHADVPRFTKDIAEDPVYQFLEKYFILIQVALGVLLLLLGGWPFVIWGIFVRIVWVYHCTWLVNSATHKFGYQSYDSGDKSTNCWWVAVLVFGEGWHNNHHAFQYSARHGLEWWEIDLTWMTVQLLQAVGLATNVKLAPAKSS, from the coding sequence ATGACAATTGCTACCTCAACCAAACCTCAAATTAACTGGGTTAATACCCTGTTTTTCATTGGACTGCACATCGGCGCTTTATTTGCTTTTGTTCCTGGTAACTTTAGCTGGACAGCAGTTGGTGTGGGTTTCTTGCTGTACTGGGTGACTGGCGGTTTAGGCGTTACTCTAGGATTTCACCGCCTTGTCACCCACCGCAGTTTTCAAACTCCCAAGTGGCTAGAGTATCTCCTGGTTTTTTTCGGGACACTCTCCTGTCAAGGAGGCCCAATTGAGTGGATCGGGACACATCGCATTCATCATTTAAACTCTGATACTGACACCGATCCCCATGATTCTAATAAAGGCTTCTGGTGGAGCCACATGGGTTGGCTGACTCATTATTGTCCAGCTCACGCTGATGTTCCTCGCTTCACCAAAGATATTGCAGAAGACCCAGTTTATCAGTTTTTAGAAAAATATTTCATTTTGATCCAGGTTGCTCTAGGTGTATTACTTTTGCTCCTAGGTGGCTGGCCTTTCGTTATCTGGGGAATTTTTGTTCGCATTGTCTGGGTTTACCACTGCACTTGGTTGGTGAACAGCGCTACTCATAAGTTTGGCTATCAAAGCTATGATTCTGGTGATAAATCGACTAATTGCTGGTGGGTAGCCGTACTAGTTTTCGGTGAAGGCTGGCATAATAACCATCATGCCTTTCAATACTCAGCTCGTCATGGGCTGGAATGGTGGGAAATCGATTTAACCTGGATGACTGTTCAATTGCTACAGGCGGTTGGTCTGGCTACTAATGTAAAGTTGGCCCCAGCAAAAAGTAGTTAG
- a CDS encoding aminotransferase class I/II-fold pyridoxal phosphate-dependent enzyme: MNSLEQLRQAEQALLEIFSGIDTQVKHNLKRVLDAFRNHRVGAHHFAGVSGYGHDDLGRETLDKVFAEVMGAEAAAVRVQFVSGTHAIACALFGVLRPGDEMLAVVGSPYDTLEEVIGLRGQGQGSLIEFGINYRQLELTAEGTIDWQALTTNVTENTRLVLIQRSCGYSWRPSLSIADIEKIVHLVKQQNPNTVCFVDNCYGEFIETKEPTAVGADLMAGSLIKNPGGTIVSAGGYVAGRADLVEASACRLTAPGIGSYGGATFDQNRLLFQGLFLAPQMVGEAMKGTYLTGYVFDKLGYPVNPAPLAPRGDVIQAIKLGSAEKLIAFCKAIQQHSPIGSYLDPIPDEMPGYESKVVMAGGTFIEGSTLELSADGPLREPYVVYCQGGTHWTHVAIALEAAINAIGNAD; the protein is encoded by the coding sequence ATGAACAGCTTAGAACAGCTGCGGCAAGCAGAACAGGCACTATTAGAAATTTTTTCTGGAATTGACACTCAGGTCAAGCATAATCTAAAACGAGTGCTGGATGCTTTTCGTAATCACCGTGTGGGCGCACACCACTTCGCTGGTGTAAGTGGTTATGGTCACGATGATTTAGGACGAGAAACTTTAGATAAAGTTTTTGCCGAAGTTATGGGTGCTGAAGCTGCGGCCGTGCGGGTGCAGTTCGTTTCGGGAACTCATGCGATCGCCTGTGCTTTGTTTGGTGTTCTCCGTCCTGGAGATGAGATGTTAGCAGTGGTCGGTTCTCCCTACGATACGCTTGAAGAAGTTATTGGTTTACGTGGTCAAGGTCAAGGCTCCCTTATCGAGTTTGGCATAAATTACCGCCAATTGGAGCTAACCGCAGAAGGAACTATAGATTGGCAAGCTTTAACTACTAATGTGACTGAAAACACTCGTTTAGTGTTAATTCAGCGTTCTTGTGGCTATTCTTGGCGACCTAGTTTATCAATTGCTGATATTGAAAAAATTGTCCACTTAGTCAAACAACAGAACCCAAATACTGTTTGCTTTGTAGATAACTGCTACGGCGAATTTATTGAAACAAAGGAACCTACAGCCGTAGGTGCTGATTTAATGGCAGGATCGCTGATTAAAAATCCTGGTGGCACAATTGTCAGCGCTGGCGGTTATGTCGCTGGTCGTGCCGATTTAGTGGAAGCATCTGCCTGTCGCCTCACAGCTCCTGGTATTGGTAGTTATGGCGGTGCTACTTTTGACCAAAATCGCTTGCTGTTCCAAGGCTTATTTCTAGCGCCGCAAATGGTCGGAGAGGCGATGAAAGGGACGTACTTAACTGGTTATGTATTTGACAAACTCGGTTATCCAGTGAATCCCGCCCCCCTTGCTCCCCGTGGTGATGTGATTCAGGCGATTAAACTTGGTTCTGCCGAAAAGCTAATTGCTTTCTGTAAAGCTATACAACAGCATTCTCCCATCGGTTCTTACTTAGATCCTATTCCAGATGAAATGCCGGGGTATGAGAGCAAGGTAGTGATGGCTGGGGGAACATTTATTGAAGGGAGTACTTTGGAATTATCGGCTGATGGGCCTTTGCGTGAACCCTATGTAGTTTATTGCCAGGGGGGGACTCATTGGACTCATGTAGCGATCGCATTAGAAGCTGCGATTAATGCAATAGGAAATGCTGATTAG
- a CDS encoding cupin domain-containing protein: MSDTSVKKIDSTHSPKGKLGQKYLASGKSLSMRLWEDEQPSEDKEPSSRDYETVGYVINGRAELHIEGQMILLEPGSSWVVPKGASHTYKILEPFTAVEATSPPAQVHGRDEN; this comes from the coding sequence ATGAGCGACACCAGCGTTAAAAAAATAGATTCTACCCATTCCCCTAAAGGTAAACTGGGTCAGAAGTATCTTGCTTCTGGCAAATCTCTTTCTATGCGTCTTTGGGAAGACGAACAACCAAGCGAAGACAAAGAACCAAGTTCGCGCGATTATGAAACAGTTGGTTATGTAATTAATGGTCGTGCCGAATTGCATATTGAAGGGCAAATGATTTTGCTAGAGCCTGGGAGTTCTTGGGTTGTGCCCAAAGGAGCTAGCCACACATACAAAATTTTGGAACCATTCACAGCTGTTGAAGCAACCAGTCCACCGGCTCAAGTCCACGGACGGGATGAAAATTAA